TTCAGGAATCGTCGGCTTGAGTTTGGAATCCGTGGCTGATTCCGGATTCTGTTCGCCGAGCAGTTTTCGAGCGGCATTGTTCAGGCTCATTACGGAATTGTCGTGCATATTCCACGTCCATTCGGCATGGATCTCACGGCCCGCGGAAGTGAATATCGCCACGATGCGCCAAGGCTCAAGTCCGCGTCGGGTGGATTTCCAGGTCACTGATTCCATGCCGATTCCCGCAGAGGCCAGCGTGCGTTCCACCAGTTCGCTGATGGTGCGCACCCTGCTGTCTTTGGGTGCCGCCACGGCAAGGAACTGTTCGATGGCATACTGTTTCTCGGTCTCCACGGCCATGGAGAAACGACGTACCAGCGTTTCGCTCAGATGATATTTCTCCGCGACGCGGGCCGGATCGGCACCGGCGCGAATCAGCGACTGTATCTGGGAAATCGGCAAAGTGGACTGCTGATGCGGCTGGGGAGCCTGTCGCATCTCGCTTCTGACCTGCTTGGCCTCAAGAATCGCCCGTTCGAGCGTGTCGTCCACGCTCACAGCCATTTCCCCGCCGCCAATGGAGAATACGAGGTCCCCCGTCTTGCTCACGCGTACGAAACGGGCTTTTTCAAGCCGATCATCTGGCATATTCGCACCACTTTCCGTCGCAAAGACATTACTTCTTTTAAGTATGCCCCACGTGTCGAACTTTACGAGTATTTCAAATCGTGTATCCTATGGGCGAGTACGGCGCTGACCGTGCTATATATATCGACTTACGAACCAAAGACGACGAAAGGACCATGATGGCTCAGGATTATGATTCCCCCCGCAATAAGGATGAGGACGAGGAATCGCTGCAGGCGCTGGGGAAGTCCTCGCAGAACGCCTCGGGCGACATCGACGACGATGAGAACGCCATCGCCGAAGACTACGAACTGCCGGGCGCCGATTTGAGCAACGAGGATTCCTCGGTGACCGTCATCCCCATGCAGGGTGACGAGTTCGTCTGCTCGCAGTGCTTCCTGGTCAAGCATCGTAGCCAGCTCGCCTACACGGACGAGGATGGCCAGCCGGTGTGTGAGGAGTGCGCCGCCTGATGGCGTTCGACGAGACCTACAACGAGCCCGAATCCACCGAGGTCCTGGTCAAAAGCCTCGACCCCGAACACCCGGCCCTGCTCCGGTACGCGCATGCGGGCGATGCCGGCGCCGATCTCATCACCACCGTCGACGTGACCCTCAAGCCCTTCGAGCGGGCATTGGTGCCCACCGGCGTGGCCATCGCCCTGCCTGCGGGTTACGTGGCGTTGGTGCACCCGCGTTCCGGGCTGGCGGCCAAGCAGGGCGTCACCGTGCTCAACGCGCCTGGCACCGTTGATGCAGGCTACCGTGGCGAAATCAAGGTGCCGCTGATCAACCTCGATCCGAAGCACACCGCCGTCTTCCATCCGGGCGATCGCATCGCTCAATTGGTGATTCAGCGGTATGTTGAGGCTCGGTTCATCCCGGCCGAGACACTGCCCGGATCCGATCGCGCCGAACGCGGGTTCGGTTCGACGGGAGTGGCGTCCTGACCGGATTAGGCCGGTTGAATGACCAAGGTGATGACGGCAACAACGGTTGCGGAACCAATGATGGCGGACGGGTGCGTGCGCATGGCACTGGTTCGCGGTTACAATGAACTTCATGACGAGGGAGGTGACTGGCATGGCAGAGATTGATGGCGAGCAGTACGCCGCCCGTAAACTGGGTTGCGAGATCAGCGCTGATCCGCTCAATCCGCTGGAACCAATCAAGAAAGTGTGCAAGTCCCACCATCCCGGTGAGGATTTGTCCATCCTCGACCGCGCGTACCGGCGCGCCGTCATCCAGCATTGCACGCAACGGCGCAAGTCGGGCGAACCATACATCGTCCATCCGTTGGCCGTTTCCCAGATTCTCGCGGATCTGGGCATGGGGCCGATTGTGGTGGCGGCCGGTCTGCTGCATGACACGGTGGAGGACACCGACTACACGTTGGATCAATGCCGTGCCGAGTTCGGCGACACCGTGGCCGGTCTGGTCGATGGCGTCACCAAGCTCAGCCAGCTTGAAGTGGGCGACTCCGCCCAGGCCGAAACGATTCGCAAGCTGGTGGTGGCCATGAGCCGTGATGTGCGCACCCTGGTGGTCAAGCTGGCCGACCGTGTGCACAACGCCCGCACCTGGCGCTATGTGAAGACCACGTCGGCGCAGAGGAAGGCGCGCGAAACCCTCGACGTATACGCCCCTTTGGCCAATCGTCTCGGTATGAACGCCATCAAGACGGAGCTTGAGGAACTGAGCTTCAAAGTGCTCTATCCGAAGATCTATAACGAGATCGTTGTGCTGGTGGCCCGCCGGGCCGGTCAGCGCGACGTGTATCTGGCGCAGATTCTGGCGGAGATCAACGAGGATCTCGATGAGCAGAGCATCAAGGCATACGTCACCGGCCGCCCGAAGGACTACTTCTCGATTTATCAGAAGATGATCGTGCGCGGGCATGATTTCGCGAACATCTACGATCTGGTCGGCGTGCGCATCATCGTCGACACGATTCAGGATTGCTATGCGGCGCTCGGTGCCGTGCATGCGCGGTGGAACCCGGTTCCCGGCCGGTTCAAGGACTACATCGCCATGCCGAAGCTCAACATGTACCAGTCGCTGCATACCACGGTGGTGGGTCCGGGCGGCAAACCGGTGGAAATCCAGATTCGCACCTGGGACATGCACCGCCGCGCCGAGTTCGGCATCGCCGCGCATTGGAAATACAAGGAAAACGGTCAGGCCGGGCGTGCCTTGAGCTCGCCGGACAAGTCCGACCGCAGGCGTGACGAGAAGAACCAGGAGCTTTCCGAAGCCGACAATCTCAAATGGATTCAGCAGCTTGCCGATTGGACCAGCGAAACCCCCGACTCCAATGAGTTTCTGGGGTCGCTCAAGGAGGATCTCGGCTCGTCCGAAGTCTACGTGTTCACGCCGAAAGGCAAGATCGTATCCCTGCCCGCTCATGCCACGCCCGTCGACTTCGCGTATGCCGTGCACACCGAAGTGGGTCATCGCACGATGGGCGCACGTGTCAACGGACGTCTGGTGCCGCTTGACACCACGCTCGACAATGGGGACACCGTCGAGATTCTGACGTCCAAGTCCGATACGGCCGGGCCTTCGCGCGACTGGCTGAGTTTCGTCAAGAGTCCGAAGGCGCGCAATAAGATTCGTCAATGGTTCTCCAAGGAACGCCGCACTGAGGCCATCGAGGAGGGTCGCGACGAGCTGACTCGGGCGATGCGCAAACGCAACCTGCCGGTCAACACGCTGTTGACCCCGGAAGCGTTGGTGGGTGTGGCCGACGATCTCAACTTCCCGAACGCGGACGCCGTGTTCGCGGCCATCGGGGACGGTCAGGTCTCCACGCAGAACGTCATTTCGCATTTGGTCAAGGACGCGGGTGCCGACGAGGTCGATGAAGAGGTCGAGCAGGAGGTTCTGCCGCTCAAGCCCGTGGAGCGCAAGACTTCCAGCAGCTCCACCGGGGTATCCGTCAAGGGCGTGGGCGATGTGTGGATCAAACTCGCCCGTTGTTGCATGCCGGTGCCCGGTGATGACATCATCGGATTCATCACCCGCAACCAGGGTGTGTCCGTGCATCGCACCGATTGTCAGAATATGATCGACTTGAAGAGCAAGCAGCCCGAGCGTGTGGTCGAGGTCGAATGGACCAGCACCAAGGGTCTGTTCATGGTCAAGATTCAAGTCGAGGCATTGGATCGCCGCAACCTGCTGTCGGATGTGACGCGCGTGCTTTCCGATCATGGCGTGAATATCATCTCGGGTACGATCGCCACGGGTTCCGATCGAGTGGCCACCAGCCAGTTCAGCTTCGAGATGGCGGATCCGCAGCATCTCAACTCGCTGTTGGCTGCCGTGCGCAAGATTGACGGTGTGTTCGACGTATACCGCATCACCGGTGCCAAGGAATCCGCCGAACCCCGTCTGCGCAAGATGAAGTAGGGATGTGGGTGGCATACGGCGGGGCCCCGGTCCGAATCGTCGGATCGGGGCCCCGCCTTGTGGCACTTATGGCATGAAGGTATGGGCGGTTTTTACCGCTTCACTTCGATGGAGAGGATTCCTGCGGGCTCGGTCGGACGGTCGGACGAATCGGTGCCCAGTGCTTCGAGCTTGTCGACGACCTTCTTGGAGGCGTCGTCGGCGACTTCGCCGAAGATGGTGTGATGGCCGTTGAGCCAAGGGGTCGGTACGGTGGTGATGAAGAACTGCGAGCCGTTGGTCCCGTGGATTTTGCCGTCCATGCCACGGCGGAGCCCGGCATTGGCCATGGCCAACAGGTACGGCTTGTCGAATTGCAGGCCGGGGTCGATCTCATCGTCGAATTCGTAGCCGGGTCCGCCGGTGCCGGTGCCCAGCGGGCAGCCGCCCTGGATCATGAAATCCTTGATGATGCGGTGGAAGGTCAGACCGTTG
The window above is part of the Bifidobacterium longum subsp. infantis ATCC 15697 = JCM 1222 = DSM 20088 genome. Proteins encoded here:
- the sepH gene encoding septation protein SepH, whose amino-acid sequence is MPDDRLEKARFVRVSKTGDLVFSIGGGEMAVSVDDTLERAILEAKQVRSEMRQAPQPHQQSTLPISQIQSLIRAGADPARVAEKYHLSETLVRRFSMAVETEKQYAIEQFLAVAAPKDSRVRTISELVERTLASAGIGMESVTWKSTRRGLEPWRIVAIFTSAGREIHAEWTWNMHDNSVMSLNNAARKLLGEQNPESATDSKLKPTIPELPGDSVRSARIERAVSAWAAPTPSIPAARPAAIRPSVTSTGSMPPVDLSTSISPATNQAHDATAPSPVSSQTASSVSSSAAGLQQSPATAPEQGSDNISDKTIRRGPDAQLVATEQERAAESAATKHEAPAKPAKRKSGRSAVPSWDEILFGD
- a CDS encoding DUF4193 domain-containing protein, yielding MAQDYDSPRNKDEDEESLQALGKSSQNASGDIDDDENAIAEDYELPGADLSNEDSSVTVIPMQGDEFVCSQCFLVKHRSQLAYTDEDGQPVCEECAA
- the dut gene encoding dUTP diphosphatase; translated protein: MAFDETYNEPESTEVLVKSLDPEHPALLRYAHAGDAGADLITTVDVTLKPFERALVPTGVAIALPAGYVALVHPRSGLAAKQGVTVLNAPGTVDAGYRGEIKVPLINLDPKHTAVFHPGDRIAQLVIQRYVEARFIPAETLPGSDRAERGFGSTGVAS
- a CDS encoding RelA/SpoT family protein, giving the protein MAEIDGEQYAARKLGCEISADPLNPLEPIKKVCKSHHPGEDLSILDRAYRRAVIQHCTQRRKSGEPYIVHPLAVSQILADLGMGPIVVAAGLLHDTVEDTDYTLDQCRAEFGDTVAGLVDGVTKLSQLEVGDSAQAETIRKLVVAMSRDVRTLVVKLADRVHNARTWRYVKTTSAQRKARETLDVYAPLANRLGMNAIKTELEELSFKVLYPKIYNEIVVLVARRAGQRDVYLAQILAEINEDLDEQSIKAYVTGRPKDYFSIYQKMIVRGHDFANIYDLVGVRIIVDTIQDCYAALGAVHARWNPVPGRFKDYIAMPKLNMYQSLHTTVVGPGGKPVEIQIRTWDMHRRAEFGIAAHWKYKENGQAGRALSSPDKSDRRRDEKNQELSEADNLKWIQQLADWTSETPDSNEFLGSLKEDLGSSEVYVFTPKGKIVSLPAHATPVDFAYAVHTEVGHRTMGARVNGRLVPLDTTLDNGDTVEILTSKSDTAGPSRDWLSFVKSPKARNKIRQWFSKERRTEAIEEGRDELTRAMRKRNLPVNTLLTPEALVGVADDLNFPNADAVFAAIGDGQVSTQNVISHLVKDAGADEVDEEVEQEVLPLKPVERKTSSSSTGVSVKGVGDVWIKLARCCMPVPGDDIIGFITRNQGVSVHRTDCQNMIDLKSKQPERVVEVEWTSTKGLFMVKIQVEALDRRNLLSDVTRVLSDHGVNIISGTIATGSDRVATSQFSFEMADPQHLNSLLAAVRKIDGVFDVYRITGAKESAEPRLRKMK
- a CDS encoding peptidylprolyl isomerase, whose translation is MTTIIMRTSEGDITINLFDDKAPNTVANFLGLATGEKEWADPYTGQPSHEPFYNGLTFHRIIKDFMIQGGCPLGTGTGGPGYEFDDEIDPGLQFDKPYLLAMANAGLRRGMDGKIHGTNGSQFFITTVPTPWLNGHHTIFGEVADDASKKVVDKLEALGTDSSDRPTEPAGILSIEVKR